The Chryseobacterium aureum genome contains a region encoding:
- a CDS encoding aminotransferase class IV has translation MSQFIESIKVEDQELFLLDLHQKRVNQTFSHFGKEDSIDLAKIYKNLQHDEDGLFKLRIAYDLDKRIRTQMIPYAIPEIQDFKLVENNSFDYSFKFEDRKELDKMKMKAKAEEIIIVKNNHITDTSFSNLLFLKGKDWFTPSTYLLNGVQRQHLLKHKKIKETEITLQNLKQFTHFQIINALNDFDDMFIYPIDRIINLPGNEEYLDL, from the coding sequence GGAGCTTTTTCTATTGGATCTACATCAAAAACGTGTCAATCAAACATTTTCCCATTTTGGGAAGGAAGACTCCATTGATCTGGCCAAGATCTATAAAAATCTCCAGCATGATGAGGATGGCCTTTTCAAACTGAGAATTGCCTATGATCTTGACAAAAGAATCAGGACACAGATGATTCCTTATGCAATCCCGGAAATACAGGATTTCAAACTGGTAGAAAATAACAGCTTTGATTATTCATTCAAGTTCGAAGATCGTAAAGAACTGGATAAGATGAAGATGAAAGCCAAGGCTGAAGAAATTATAATCGTCAAAAACAATCATATCACGGATACCTCCTTCTCCAACCTTTTGTTTTTAAAAGGAAAAGATTGGTTTACCCCTTCCACCTATCTGCTGAACGGGGTACAGAGACAGCATCTTTTAAAGCATAAAAAGATCAAAGAAACGGAGATCACTTTACAGAATCTAAAGCAATTCACCCATTTCCAGATCATTAATGCATTGAATGATTTTGATGATATGTTTATCTATCCTATCGACAGAATTATTAATCTGCCGGGGAATGAAGAATATCTTGACCTTTAA
- the menD gene encoding 2-succinyl-5-enolpyruvyl-6-hydroxy-3-cyclohexene-1-carboxylic-acid synthase has protein sequence MKKYSSKRSIQILAHLLQQYGIADIVISPGSRNAPLAIHFSEVDHFNCYSIVDERSAAFVAMGMAKSEKKPVAITCTSGSAVVNYYPAITEAFYQNIPLLVLTADRPTDFVDLFDGQTIRQKDVFHQHSYGDFQLLEDSKEHAEDVNFDTIKKAIELCFEKQGPVHINIPLEEPLYELVSELPTFPTVEKTIKHKEYEIPSNLIAEWHTSQRIMLLVGTRDYSPELENQLTQLVKNHSVVVLSEANSNLNHEKFFKHIDRYIFNFTEEDYKTYAPDLLITVGQNVVSKKVKQFLRSARPKQHWHLDEVWQPDTYFSLTEKIEVKPEVFFSKLLKFINLEPRPYFNLWDILRNKKDAKHEQFLNTIEFSDFYFFNKASQTIPENYNIHFSNSSGIRYAQLFDFGKRKMYCNRGTSGIDGSTSTAMGFAIKNENPTLLITGDLSFFYDINGLWNQYIPPFVRIMIFNNGEGNIFKIIPGPGNANPNTLDEFIATKHRKNAESLAKHFGFSYIRVEDEITLDRVLENFFKPDAQPKILEVNTYGKNSADVLKAYFEFMK, from the coding sequence ATGAAAAAATATTCTTCTAAGAGAAGTATCCAAATACTCGCACATCTTCTTCAGCAGTACGGAATTGCAGATATTGTAATTTCTCCGGGGTCAAGAAATGCTCCTTTGGCCATTCATTTTTCGGAGGTAGATCATTTTAACTGCTACAGCATTGTAGACGAAAGAAGTGCCGCTTTCGTAGCGATGGGGATGGCAAAAAGTGAAAAAAAACCGGTAGCGATTACGTGTACCAGCGGATCTGCGGTGGTTAATTACTATCCGGCTATTACAGAGGCTTTTTATCAGAATATTCCGCTTTTGGTGCTTACGGCAGACAGGCCGACAGATTTTGTTGATCTGTTTGACGGTCAGACGATCAGACAGAAGGATGTTTTTCATCAGCATTCTTATGGTGACTTCCAGCTTTTGGAAGACAGTAAAGAACATGCAGAAGATGTTAATTTCGATACCATTAAAAAAGCAATCGAGCTTTGCTTTGAAAAGCAGGGACCTGTACATATCAATATTCCTTTGGAAGAACCTTTGTATGAATTGGTTTCAGAACTTCCTACTTTTCCTACGGTGGAGAAAACAATCAAGCATAAAGAATATGAAATTCCATCCAATCTGATTGCGGAATGGCATACTTCGCAGAGAATTATGCTGTTGGTAGGAACAAGAGACTACAGTCCGGAACTGGAAAACCAACTGACACAATTGGTGAAAAACCACTCTGTGGTAGTACTGAGTGAGGCCAACTCAAATCTGAACCATGAGAAGTTTTTCAAACATATAGACCGATATATTTTCAATTTTACGGAAGAGGATTATAAAACATATGCTCCTGATCTTTTGATCACGGTAGGGCAGAATGTAGTTTCTAAAAAGGTAAAGCAATTTCTCAGAAGTGCCCGTCCGAAACAGCACTGGCATCTGGATGAAGTGTGGCAGCCGGACACCTATTTCTCACTTACAGAAAAAATAGAAGTAAAACCGGAGGTTTTCTTCTCAAAACTGTTGAAATTTATCAATCTGGAGCCCAGACCTTATTTTAATCTATGGGATATTTTAAGGAATAAAAAAGATGCCAAACATGAGCAGTTTTTGAATACCATTGAGTTCTCAGATTTTTATTTCTTCAATAAGGCTTCGCAAACCATTCCGGAAAACTATAATATTCATTTCAGCAACTCTTCGGGGATCAGATATGCACAGCTTTTTGATTTCGGGAAGAGAAAAATGTATTGCAACAGGGGAACCAGCGGTATTGACGGATCTACCTCTACAGCCATGGGATTTGCCATTAAAAATGAAAACCCTACTTTATTGATCACAGGAGACCTGAGTTTCTTCTATGATATCAATGGACTTTGGAATCAATATATTCCGCCGTTTGTAAGAATTATGATCTTTAATAACGGTGAAGGAAATATCTTTAAAATCATTCCGGGGCCTGGAAATGCCAATCCGAATACACTGGATGAATTTATTGCTACCAAACACCGTAAAAATGCAGAATCTCTGGCAAAACATTTCGGATTCTCCTATATCAGAGTGGAAGATGAGATTACTCTGGACAGGGTTCTTGAAAATTTCTTCAAACCTGACGCACAGCCCAAAATCCTGGAAGTCAATACGTACGGAAAAAATAGTGCAGATGTACTGAAGGCGTATTTTGAGTTTATGAAATAA
- a CDS encoding bacteriocin-like protein: MKNLKKLQKDQLKTISAGVNLPEQDFCMYYCNGFIVCATCSDDFKCPDTNSDM; the protein is encoded by the coding sequence ATGAAAAATTTAAAAAAACTACAAAAAGACCAATTAAAAACCATTTCAGCAGGGGTTAATCTTCCAGAACAAGATTTCTGTATGTATTATTGCAATGGATTTATTGTATGTGCCACTTGCAGCGATGATTTCAAATGCCCGGACACCAATAGTGATATGTAA
- a CDS encoding isopenicillin N synthase family dioxygenase, producing MDKIPSVDLRDFLSDNPERKQKFVNEIGKAYEEIGFVALKGHFLDDNLVDDLYGEVKNFFELPVETKQKYEIPGIGGQRGYVGFGKETAKGFKKGDLKEFWHFGQYLSDDSKYKTEYPDNVIVDELPKFNQVGKEAFQMLEKTGQYVLRALALHLGLDEFYFDDKIAEGNSILRPIHYPPITEEPDDAVRAAAHGDINLITLLMGAQGKGLQVQNHNGEWIDAIAEPDELMINVGDMLSRHTNNKLKSTIHRVVNPPRELWSTSRYSIPFFMHPISAMSLNALENCVDENNPKLYEDTTAGEFLHERLIELGLIKK from the coding sequence ATGGATAAAATACCTAGTGTAGACCTGCGTGATTTCCTTTCGGACAACCCGGAACGCAAACAGAAATTTGTAAATGAAATCGGAAAAGCTTATGAAGAAATTGGTTTTGTAGCCTTAAAAGGCCATTTTCTTGATGACAACCTAGTAGATGATTTGTATGGAGAGGTAAAAAACTTTTTTGAACTGCCCGTGGAAACGAAACAGAAGTATGAAATTCCAGGCATTGGCGGCCAGAGAGGTTATGTAGGATTCGGTAAAGAAACTGCAAAAGGTTTCAAAAAAGGAGACTTAAAAGAATTTTGGCATTTCGGACAGTACCTGTCTGATGATTCAAAATACAAGACTGAGTATCCGGACAACGTAATCGTAGATGAACTTCCAAAGTTCAACCAGGTAGGGAAAGAAGCCTTTCAGATGCTCGAGAAAACAGGGCAGTATGTGCTGAGAGCTTTAGCGCTGCACCTTGGTTTAGATGAATTTTATTTTGATGACAAGATCGCAGAAGGAAATTCTATTTTAAGGCCTATTCATTATCCTCCAATCACTGAAGAACCGGATGATGCGGTAAGAGCTGCAGCCCATGGAGATATCAACCTTATTACGCTTTTAATGGGAGCACAGGGGAAAGGTCTTCAGGTTCAGAACCACAACGGAGAATGGATTGATGCTATTGCGGAACCAGACGAGCTGATGATCAATGTTGGAGATATGCTGTCAAGACATACCAACAACAAATTGAAATCTACCATCCACAGAGTGGTAAACCCACCAAGAGAATTATGGAGTACCTCAAGATATTCAATTCCTTTCTTTATGCATCCCATCAGTGCAATGTCTTTAAATGCACTTGAGAACTGCGTAGATGAAAACAACCCCAAATTATACGAAGATACTACCGCCGGAGAATTCCTGCATGAAAGATTGATCGAATTGGGATTGATTAAAAAATAA